The genomic interval GCGTGCCGCCGCGGGCGCGGCTTCGCCAAGACCGCTGTACCGGTGGCACGGGCCGGCCGGGCCGCGGTGGCACCGGGCCGCCGTCGCCGTCCTTCGGGGGCTGGTCAGTTCCCCTCGCGTACCGCTTCCTTCACCTCGTCTGCGATCTCCTTGTCCAGCGCGGCCCGCACCAGGGCGGCGGCGAACGCGGGTGCGTCCTGACGGCTGACCAGCCGTGCCAGCGCGCCGGATCCGCGCGGCAGCCCCAGGTGTGCGGCTCCCTCCGCGGCCTTGCCGTCGAAGCACGGGTGGACCTGCGGCCACACGCCCTGGACCTCCCGCAGGAAGATGTCCGCGCCGGCCGGGCCGAGCCCCGGGAGCTCTTGGAGCAGCTTCCGCAGCCGCCCCGCGTCGCCGTCCGCTGCCTCGCGCATCCGCCGGACGTCACCGCGGTAGCGGTCCAGGAGGAGGCGCGCGCCGTCGCCGAGCTGGGTGGCCGTGCGCTCGTCGTAACGGCGGTAGCCGCCCTTGCCCAGCGCGTCCACCCGCTGCTGCCAGGTCGCCTCCGACATCCGCCGCGGATCCTTCATCCCGGCCTCGGCCAGGCAGCGCGCGGCCTCGACCGCCACGGACGCGCGGATCCGCGCGCTGAGCAGGCAGGCCAGTACCAGGAGCCGGTACAGCGGCTGCGGGGTGTCCCGCAGCCGGATGCCCGCCTCCTCGGCGTACGTCCGCCCGTACATCCGCAGCAAGGTGGCCGCGGTCCGCTGGTCGCCGGTGCTCATACGGCGAGTGTGTGCTGCCGCGGGCCCGTCCGGGCGGCGGGCGCCCCGGCGTCGCGTCACCCGCCCCCGTTCGGTCACCCGGAGGGGCCACCTGGGGGCGGGGCCGCCTATCCCCTGGTCACGGCCGCTGCCCTGTTTGTGGGGCACCGCCCCAGGAGAACCCCGGGGGGGCGGCCGTCCGCCTGCCCGGCGAGAAAGCACCGGGGGCCGGCCGTGCGGCGGACCGGCGATGCCGCTGGCGGGGGTCGGTCGCCGCGCGTGCCTGCGTCGACTCGTGCGGCGCGCGGCCAGACGGGGCGCGCGGATGCTGCCGCGGTCCGCCGGCCGGGTGCGTCGGCGGAGGCCGAAGGGCGGAGGGTGTGCGGGGCGAACGGGTGGTTGTGCACCGCGGGGGCACGGTCGCGGGGCAGGCCGGTGGCATGAGCGAATACGAGCGTTCCCGGACGATGCCCGCGCTGGCCGAGCATGTCTTCGACCAGGCCGGTGACGTGAACTGGCTCGGCAGCTGGTTGCCGGAGGAGCTGCACGTGCGGGCGGAGCGGCTGCCGGAGGTGACCGTGCACGAGGACCGCACCGGCCAGGACGAGCCCGCGCTCTTCCGCGCCCGGACCGACCGGCTGCGGCTGGAGTGGGGGACGCGGGAGAGCGGCGCCTATACCGGCTGGCTACAGGTTTCCGGCACCGGCGGCGGTGCCAGCGAGGTGACGGTGCATCTGGCCTTCGCCGACGAGCGCCACGACCCCGGCGAAGAGGTGGTGCTCGCCTCGCTGGAGCGGAGTCTGGAGCGGCTGGAGGAGCAGGTGCGGCTGCGGGTGGAGGACGCGGGGTAGGGCGGGGCGCTCCCGGTTCTTCCGGTTGCTTCCCGGTGCTTCCGGTCGCCTCTCGGGGTGCCGGGGTCTGGGTCAGGTGCTGCCGGGCCGGGCATGTTGTTCTGCCGCGTCTGCTGCGGGAGCGGGAGGCGGCGGTCCGAGGTCCGGCGCTCCGGTCTCGCGGCGGTTTCCCGGCGGCCTCCGGCTTCAGTCCGGGGGCTCGTCCTCGTCGCCTTGCGGTTCCCCGGTGCCCGCCGTCCCGCCGGCATCCTCGGCATCCTCAGGGTTCTCGGTGTTCTCGGTGCTCTCGGTGTTCTCCGGGGCCCGGGGATTTCCCGGGCCCTGCGGGCCGTACTGCGGTGCGCCGCCCGCCTGCTGGTCCTGCATGTCCCGGGGGACGGCCTTGCCGTGGCCCGCGGGTTCCTCGCCACGCCGGCCGGTCATGCCCGGGCCCCCTTGCCGGGGTCCTCAGCGCGCGTTCGCTGTGTACGGCGCGGGGCGTTCCGTTCGGGTGCGTCGGTCATCGTGTCCTCCAGGGGGAAGCGGTTCTTCGACAGCGCGCGTTTCCGGCCCGGGCCGGCGAAAACATGCCGGGCTCCCGGGGCGCCCCTTCCGCTCCCGCCCCGCCAGCCTAGGCACCGGCCCCAGGGGGCGCGCGGCAGGGAAGGACCGGGCGGGATCCGGTCCGGGCGCAGGCGGGCGGTTTCCTGGCGCGTGGGCAGGCCGGCCGACGGGACCGGCCGTCACCGAGGGCTCCCTCATGCCTCGCTCCCCCGGTCGGCAGGCCGGCCGCCGGCAACCGGAGCACCACCCCGTCACCACCAGCATCGAAGGCAAGATCACTTTCTTTCCTTCACAACGAAGACGCCAGGGCGCGGAGGCGCCTTCGATACCCGGGGAACTCGGCGGCATCGGGGGTTAGGGTGAGGTGAGTGGGGGCTTGCCGTGGGGCCGGCCGGCCCGGGTACGGGCGTGTCCGGGGATGAAGGGGTGGGAGGCCGGGTGAGCGAGCGCGTGCGCCGGGCGCCGTCGGCCGCCGTTGCCACGGCCCTGGCCGGGCTGTGGGCCCTGCTCCTCGTGCTCCTGGCCGGCCCCACAGCCACCGCGGCCGCCACCGCGCCGCCCTCCCGTTCCGCCGTACCGGCCGTCACCACAGTGCCGTCCCCCTCCGCCGTATGGCCCGTCGCCTCGGTGCCGTCCCTGTCCGCCGCCCCGGTGGGCGGCCTGGACGGGCGCGCGCAGGCCCACGGGGAGCCGGCCGGTGTCCACTGGGGGGTGGACGGCCTTTCCCGGGTCTCGGCGCCGCAGGCGCACGCGGTCCTGCACAGCCCGCGGCCGCACACCCTGCCGGTCCTCACGCAGGGGCCGGTCACCGGGCCCCTGGAACTCCCGCTGCGGCCCGGCGAGATCGCCGGGCCGCGGCAGGAGCGCGCGCCGCCCCCCGCGGTCCTCACTTCACGCCGCACACGCGGCCCTCCCTTCACGCGGAGCAGCTGACAACCCCTTCAGGCGCCGGCCCGCCCCGCTCCCCCGGCATGCCCGCACGCCCTCACGGCAGGCAGGCAGCCGGCCGGAGCGTGCCCGTGGCCGCGGCGTCTGTCCCGCGTATGCCGTGAAGTGGAGAACCCATGTCGTCCCGCGCCTCGTTGTGGCGTGCGCTGATCGCGCTCGCCGTCGTCGCCGCGTCCTTGTACTTCGCCCTGACCACCCCCGCCCGCCTCGGCCTCGACCTGCGGGGCGGCACCCATATCGTGCTGGAGACCGGGGACTCCCCCGGTGCCCGCGCGGACTCCGCCGCCACCGACCGGGTCCTGGAGGTGCTGCGCCAGCGGGTCGACGCGCTCGGTGTGGCGGAGCCGTCGCTCACCCGCTCCGGGGAGCGGCGCGTCATCGTCGAACTGCCCGGTGTCCATGACCCCAAGGAGGCCGTCGAGGTCATCGGGCGCACCGCCCAGCTGTCCTTCCACCCCGTCCTCGCCTCCACCGCCCCCACGGAGGGGGAAACGGCCCCCGGTGTCCGGGTCCTGCCCGATCCCGACGCCCCGGGGAGCGTCCTGCGCCTGGGCTCCCCCGCTCTGACCGGGCGTGAGGTGAAGGACGCCCAGGCCGTGCTGGACACCCAGTCGGGTGGCGGGTGGACGGTCGCGCTGTCCTTCAAGGGCAGCGGGGAGAAGGCCTGGGCGGACGTCACCGGCGCCGCCGCGTGCGCGGCGCCGGGCGAGGCCTCCCGGCGGGTGGCCATCGTCCTGGACGACCGCGTCGTCTCGGCCCCGGCGATGCAGCGCGGCGTGCCCTGCCGTACCGGGATCACGGGTGGCGGCGCGCAGATCAGCGGCGGTTTCGGTGCCGCCGAGGCCCGGGAACTGGCGGCGCTGGTCAAGGGGGGTGCGCTGCCGGTGCCGGTCGAGGTCGTCGAGCAGCGCACGGTGGGGGCGACGCTGGGGGCGGAGGCGATCCGTGCCAGTGCCTGGGCGGCGGTCGTCGGTCTGGCCGGCACGGCGCTGTTCGTCATCGCCGTCTACCGGCTGCTGGGTGTGCTGGCCACCGTCGCGCTGGGGCTGTACGGGCTGATCTCGTACGCGGCGCTGGTGGCGTTGGGTGCCACGCTCACGCTTCCCGGCCTGGCCGGGTTCGTGCTGGCCGTCGGCATGGCCGTCGACGCCAACGTCCTGGTCTTCGAGCGGACCCGGGAGGAGTACGCGCGGCTGCCCGCCGGCCGGCGGGGGCCGGCGGATCCGCGCGGGCCGTTGCGCAGGGGTTTCGGGAAGGCGTGGAGCGCGGTCCTCGACTCCAACGTCACCACGCTTCTCGCGGCCGGGCTGCTGTTCTTCTTCGCGACGGGCCCGGTGAAGGGCTTCGGTGTGACCTTGTCGGTCGGTGTCGCGGCGTCCATGGTCTCCGCGCTGGTCATCACCCGGGTCCTCGCGGAGAGGGCGCTGCGGTGGGAGGGGGTGCGGCGGCGGCCGGGGCTGGCCGGGGTGGCGTCGGGCGGGCGCGTACGGGCGTTCCTGGCGCGGTGGGCGCCGCGTCCGATGCGGCGGCGCCGTACCTGGCTGGCCGTCAGTGCGGGGCTGCTGGCGCTGGCGGTGGCCGGGATCGGGGTGCGGGGTGTGCAGCTGGGGGTGGAGTTCACCGGCGGGCGGCTCACCGAGTACGCCACCAGCCGTCCGCTGGAGGTGGAGAAGGCGCGTACCGCTGTCGCTGAGGCGGGCTTCCCGCGCGCGGTGGTGCAGAAGGCGGGTGACGGGGACATCGTCGTGCGCACCGGTGAGGCGACGGACGACGACCAGCGGCGTGTCCGGGCCGCTCTGGAGGCGCACGGCGGGGCGGTCACGGTCGAGCGTGACGAGCGGATCGGGCCCGCCCTGGGCGGTGAGCTGCGGGGCAAGGCCCTGATCGCGCTGGGGGTGGCGGTGGCGGCCCAGCTGGTCTATCTCAGTGTCCGGTTCCGCTGGACGTTCGCCGCGGCGGCGGTCGCGGCGATGGTGCAGGACGTGCTGCTGGTCCTGGGGCTGTTCGCCTGGCTGGGCAAGCCCGCCGACAGCGTCTTCCTCGCGGCGCTGCTGACCGTCATCGGGTACTCCGTCAACGACACGGTGGTCGTCTTCGACCGCGTCCGGGAGATGCGGCGGGCACCCCGTGGCGGGCGGTCGAAGGCGGCGGGGCGCGGCTCGCTGGCGTCGGTCGTCGACGACGCGGTCGTCCAGACGCTGCCGCGGACGGTCAACACGGGCATGGGTGTCCTGTTCGTCCTGGCGGCGCTCACGGTCCTGGGCGGTGATTCCCTGGCCGACTTCTCGCTGGCGCTGCTGTGCGGCGTCGTGTTCGGCATGGCCTCGACGGTGCTGACGGCCGCGCCGCTCGCCGTGACCCTGGAGGGCCGCCGGCCCGGCGGCCCGGCGCCGGTGCGCGCCCGGGCGGGGAAGGGGTCGGGCGCGGTGGTCTGAGCCGGGTGCGGCGCCCGGCCGGTTGTTCCACCGGCCGGGTGCCGCACCGGTGCGCCTCCTCTGGGGGTTGCCCCCGGGGCCTGGTGTGCTGTCGGCGGTCCGGGGCGGGGGCCGGCCTCGCCCGGCCGTGACGGGCGACGTGCCCGGGGCGCTGTTGCCGCGCAGGACCGCGAGCCGGGTCTCTTCGGCGCCCGCCTCGGGAGACCACCGGCCGGGCGTCCCGCGTGGTGTGATCGTCGAGGGAAAACCACGCCTTCGCGGGCGTCGCTGTGATGATGTGGTCTTCCGCATCCGTGCCCGCGTCCCGGGAGGCCGTCGTGTCCAGAACGCCGCAGGAGATCTTCCAGGCCTATGTCTACGCCGGTTCCATGACGCGCGATGCCGACGCCCTGGCCGAGGCCTTCACCGAGGACGGCGTCTTCGAGGCGCCGCTCATGCCCGCCGGCGCCGTGTTCCCACGGCGGCTGGTGGGCCGTGAGGCGATCCGCGGCGCGATGGCGGCGTATTACGAGCGGCAGACGGCGGACGCCCCCGGGCCGAATCTGGAGAAGTCCGGGTACGTCCTGCACACCACCTCCAGCCCCGATGTGTTCATCGCCGAGATCGACACGGTCTTCGACGGGGACGGGGACGGGGGCGGGGGCGGGGAGGACACGGTCGTCTCCCTTGTGCAGATCTTCCGTATCCGTGACGGGAAGATCGCCCGGTTGCGGGACTACTTCGCGCCCGGGCTGATGAGTTGAGGCAGCCGGGAGCGGCCGGGGGCCCCGGGTGCCGGGGCTGTGGGTGACGTAGGGCGGTTTGGAGGGCGCGGTCAGGTGCCGGTGCTTTCCCGGGGGCGTCGGAGGCTGTTCTTCCAGTCGGTCAGCGGGCGGGGGCCGGTCACCTGCTTGTCGGTGCGGGGTGCGTCGGCGAGCTCGATCAGCGCGTACCGGTCGCCGGAGAACACCCAGTACTGGTTGCGGTCGTCGGGAGTCCGCATCACCTCGTCGGGGATCATCGGCTTCGGTTCGGGCGGGGTGGCGGTCGCCGCGTGCTGTGTCTTGTGGCCCGTCATCAGGTACGCGGTGGTCGCGCCGGATGCGAGGAGGAGGACGGCCAGCGGCACCGCCGCCCGGCGCGGCCGCCGGGGCTTGCGTCTCGGGGGGAGGGTGGGTGCCCGCAGGGTGTGTGTGCGGGTGGCGGGTCCGGGGGTGAGGACCTCGCGCAGGGCGTCGGCGGCGTCGGGCGCGGAGAGGCGTTCGTCCGGGTCCTTGCGCACCAGGCCTTCGACGAGGGTGCGCAGCGGGCCGGTGCAGCCGGAGGTGTCGGGCTGCTCGTAGGCGACGGCGTGGAGGGTGGCGGCGGGGGTCGGGCGGGCGAAGGGGGTGCGGCCGCAGAGCAGGACGCAGAGGGTGACGCCCAGGGAGAACAGGTCGCTGGGCGGGCCCGCCGGCCGGCTGTGCAGGCGTTCGGGGGCGATGTAGTCGAGGGAGCCCATCACCTCGCCGGTGCCGGTCAGTGATTCGCCGTCGGACAGGGCGGCGATGCCGAAGTCGGTCAGTGCGACGCTGCCGTCGGCGCGCAGGAGCACGTTGGCGGGCTTGATGTCCCGGTGCAGGGCGCCGGCGGCGTGTACGGCGGTGAGGGCGTCGAGGAGCTGGAGGCCGATCTCGGCGGTCCGGGCCGGGGGCAGGGGGCCGGCGGTGGTGAGGTGGTCGGCGAGGGAGGGGCCGTCCACGAGTTCCATGACGATCCACACCTGGTCCTCGTGGGCGACCAGGTCGTAGATGCCGACCACGTGGGGGTGGGAGACGCGGGCGATGGTGCGTGCTTCGCGCAGTGCGCGCCGGTGGCCGTCGGCGCCGAGGTGCAGTTCCTTGACGGCGACGGTGCGTTGCAGCAGCTGGTCGGTGGCGCGCCAGACCGCGCCCATGCCTCCGCGTCCTATCAGGTCGGTCAGGAGGTACCGGTCGGCTATCAGCCGCTGCTTGTCGGTGGGGGTCACGCGGTCAACCTACGTCACGTGCCGTGGCCGGGTGCCGGTGCCGCGGGGTGACGGCCGGGCGGGGCCGGGCGCCTGGTCTCGCCGCCGGGTGGGGTGGTGGCCCGGGCGGGGGCGGCCGCAACCGCCGGGGGTTCGGGCCGCGCCACCGGGGGGCGTCAACTCCCCTGAAACTGGCCCGATTTCAGGTGCGGGGGCGACAGGGAAGGCGCGCCCATGGTGCGACACCGGAAGCCGAGAACGCCTGTCCGCTGGGACCGGGTGAAGTCCGCGGTACGAACAGCTGCACCTTGGGTGGAGCTGTTCGTCACCGTCATCGGACTGATCATGGTCGTGACGGGCAAGGGGTGACCGGCGGGGCCTATACCCAGTAGGCCCCGAACGGCCACTCTTCTCGGTCCGCCCGTCGCGGTTTCAGCCCCCGCGGCGGGCGTTCCCGTTCACCGGCCGTCGCGGCCCGGTGTCCGGGGTGACTCTGCCACCACCGTGGCGCACCGTGCCGCACTGGGGGTGGGCCTGGAGGACGTCCCCCAAGGGTGCTCCCCCACACGGGTGTCGGTGCTCGCCCGGGGGGGCGGGACACAGGAGTTGGCGGCGGTCTTCCGGTCCGCCAAGAGGCCCTCGTACCGGGCGGTGCGGCCGGTGGCGCCGCCGCGCGGGACGGCCGAGGGATGGAGGGTCGCCACGGGCAGGTTCTGGCCGGGGGCGCCCTGGCGGGAGGAGGCAGTCCCACGGTCGTGCCGCGCCGGGGCACGCGGAAGGAGGAGCCGGGTCTCGCATTCCGTCCCGCGGGATGCATGCGGTGTGCCACTGCGCACAACGGCAAAGCGGGTGTGCTTCGAGCGCCGACAGTGAGCGCCTTGCTGACCCGCGTGGCATCCGTCAGCATACGCGTAGAAACTGAAGGCGTTTCAGGGAAGAACTCGCGGCCGGATACTTTCCGGATCGCCCGGGAGAAACCGGCATCACGCCAGCAAGATTCCCGCCCTGGCAAGGTCATCGATTCCGAGCTGCAATTCAGCGCACTCTTTGTGGCCAGGTCCCTCCGCAGCGGCTTCGGCAAGACCTCGGTGCGGCCGCCCGGCCACTTCCCGTTGCCCGGCCGGCAGTCGCTCACGACGTCAGGAGACTCCCTGTGTCCAAGCCCATGCTGTTCGAAGACACGCATGAGCAGGACATGGAGGCCATGACCCGCTACCGGATCCCCGAGTACCGCATCCCCTGGCCGGTCGCCCTGAACCCGGACCACGCACTGGCCGAGCAGGAAGCGCGGAGGTGGTCCGAGAGGTTCGGCCTGCTGAACAGCGAGGCGGCGCGGCAGCGGATGACCGACATGCAGTCCGGGCTGTTCTCCGGCTGGTGGTGCCCGCGCACGGATACCCTCGGCGCTGTTCTCCAGGCCAAGTGGGTGGCATGGCTCTTCCTGTGGGACGACATGTTCGACGACGGGCCGCAGGGCCGGAACCCGGAAGTCTTCCTGCACGGAAAAGCCGAGCTCGACTACGTCTTGAGCGGGAAACCGCCACCGCCGTCGGACGACCCCAGGATTTCCCTCCCGCACGCCCGCGCCCTGGCCGACTTGTGGGGTGATTTCTTCCATTACTTCCCTGAGCATCCGCGCAGGCGCTTCGCGGATCACGTCAGGCAGTATTTGTGTGCCATGCGGAGGGAAGTCGACAACCGGTCGGCAGAGGAACTCCAGGGTGTCGACGCATACTTGCGCCTGCGTCTTGTCAATGGTGCCACCCGCCCCAGCATCGACACTCTCGAAGGCTTGCAGGGAGCCAACATCCCCGATCACGTCCACCGCGGCCTGTTCTATGAACTCCGCGACATGGCGGCCGAGTTATGGCTGTGGTCGAACGACACCTTCACGGTCCGCAAGGACCTTCATTACCGCAACCCCCACAACCTTGTCCTCGTGCTGCGGCACGACCGGGATCTCAGCCTTCAGGAAGCCGCGAACCACGTCGCGTACATGGTCGAGCAGCGCCTGCGTGACTTCACCAGGGTCGCCGACCGGCTGCGGAGGCTGACGGGCGTCCCCGAAGACCCGCACGCGGCCTGCAAGGACGACGTCCTGCGCGGCATCCGGATTCTCGAGGACGGGCTGTCCGGCTACTACCGCTGGCAGGAATCGTGCCTGCGCTACAAACGCAGGGAAGGGTTTCTCACTCCCGCTGTCGACGGCGAACGACCGGAAGGGCGGTGACAGATGCGCAAGAAACCACCCCTGCGAGTCAACCGGTACCCGGACACGGTCCTGCCCGGCGACAAGAGCGGACCGCCGGCCCTCCCCTACCCCGACGGATGGTTCTGCGCCGGGTTCTCCGACGCGTGGCAGCCCGGCGCTACCCACACCGTTCCCTACATGGGAGAGGACCTGGTCATCTACCGCACGGAGAGTGACACACTCAGGGCCACCCGGCCTTACTGCCCGCACCTCGGCGCGCACCTCGGATTCGACGGGAAGGTCCTGGGCGAGGAATTTCAGTGCCCGCTCCACAACCTCCGCTACGCAACGGACGGGACTTGCGTCCACAGCCCCTACGGCCCGGCCCCGAAGCTCTCCCTGCCCATGCTTCCGGTCCAGGAAAGGTGGGGAATCGTCTGGGTCTGGCACCACCACGAGGGAGGCGCCCCGACTTGGGACGTAGCCGCCGGCCTTACCGGCCTCGACAACGCCCGCGATCCCGTCTACCAGATCACCGACCTCTGCGGGTACCCCCAGGACGTCTCGGAGAACGTCGTGGACTACCCCCACCTCACGTACCTGCACGGGCTGATCAACCTCGAGGTCCTGACTCCCCCGAAATACGAAGGCCCATTCGGCTGGGTGACCATGAAGGCCGGGCGCAGGATCGGCCCCGCGGTGGTGGAAAGCGAGTTCATCAACCAGTTCCCGGGGCTCGCGGGCGCCAACATCAACGTATCCATGCCCGAATTCGGGCTCTACTCGGTCAACTGGCTGCTCGCCACACCGACCGGGCCCGGCCGCATGCGTTACAGCCTGGCGTCCAGCCTCGAACTCCTCGATCCCCCGCACCACCGCGGCCCGGCGTATGAATGGCTGAGCCACAAGGCGCTGCGCGCGCTCCAGTACGCCATTTTCTGGCAGACCAAGAAGGACGCGGCCCGCGATCTGGGGATCTTCCACCACAAGCGCTTCGCCACGCCTGCGAAACTTGCCTCCGGGGACGGCCCCATCGGGGCCCACCGCAAGTGGTCCCGCCAGTTCTACCCCCCTGCGGACAGCCAGGCTCCCGACGCCTACGACGCCCACCGCAAGCTCTGAGGGGATGTCCCGCCCCGCCTCAACAGAATGCGGGCGCGGGCAGGCGATGACGGGGCAGCGGTCCGCGGGCTCCGGCCCGGCGTGACCCCGGGTGCCCGCGGCCGTGCCGACGGGCCCTGCGTGACCGCCTGGCACAACGGCGCCGGGCCTCCCGCCTGCCCGTGCGTGGCATGCCGCCCGGGAGCACGCCGGCCCGCCCCCGGGATACGTCCGGGCCGGGCGCCGAGGCCGGCTCAGCCCACCCGGGTGCGGGGGGTGAGGTGCAGCAGGAGGCGGCGGGGGCGGTGGACGGCGGAGAGGGGGGCGGGGCGGATGTCGGTGCCCGGGGCGCATTCCATCCGCCATCGCTGGGCGAGGGTGGCGAGGGTCAAGGTGGCCTCGGCGACGGCGTAGGTGTCGCCCAGGCAGCGGCGGGCGCCGGCGCCGAAGCCGGTGAACTCGCCTCTGGGCGGCAGGCCCGGGCGTTCCTCGCTCCAGCGGTCGGGGCAGAAGTCGGCGGCGCGGGGGTAGAGGGCGGGGTTGTGGTGGAGGGCGGGCGGGCTGATGACGAGGGTGGTGCCGGAGGGCAGGTAGCGGCCGGCGAGGTTGAGGGGGCGGGTGGTGATGCGGGTGAACAGCCATGCGGGCGGGTACAGGCGCAGGGTTTCGCTGATCATGTGGCCGGTGCGGGGCAGGTGGGGCAGGTCGCGGTGGGCGGGTGGGCGGCCGGCCAGGACGGTGTCGACCTCGTCGTGGAGGTCGTGGGCGACGCGGGGGTTGCGGGTCAGGGCGTACAGGGCCCAGGTCAGGGCGGCGGCGACGGTTTCGGCGCCGCCCAGGAGCATGGTGATGACCTGGTCGTGGAGTTCGCCGTCGCTGAGGGCGGTGTCGTCGTCGCGGGCGGCGATGAGGGTGGACAGGAGGTCTTCCCGGTCCTGGGCGTGGTGGGTGTCGGGGCTGGTGTCGGCGCCGGTGTTCTCGTCGGTGCTGAGGTAGCCGGCGATGAGGTGGTCGACGGAGCCGTGGAGGTCGGCCAGGGCGCGGGCGTAGCGGCGGTTGGCGGGGAGGGGGAGGTGCTGGAGGGGGGCGGGGACGAAGATGCGGCGGAAGAGGCCGGCGAGTGCGGTTTCGAAGGAGTGCTGGAGGCGGGCCACGTCGTCGTCGCCGACGCGGGAGGAGAAGAGGGTGCGGGTGACGGTGCGCAGGGCGAGTTCGAACATGGCGGGGAAGGCGTCGACGGTCTGGCCGGGCTGCCAGGTGGCGCTCAGGCGCAGGGCCTCGTCGGTCATGACGTGGGCGTAGGTCTCGATGCGGGTGCGGTGGAAGGCGGGCTGGAGGAGGCGGCGCTGGCGGCGGTGGTCGCGGTGGGGGCAGCTGCCCAGGCCGTTGCCGACGAGGTCGCGCAGGCGGGTGAAGAGGGGGCCGCCTTTGTCGTAGGTGCGGTCGTCGGACAGGACGCGGCGCAGGAGCTGGGGGTGGCAGGGGACGTGGGCCCGGACGCGTCCGAGGCGGATCTCGACGAGGTCGCCGTATTGCGGGAGGGAGCTGAGGAAGGGGATGGGGCGGTGGAGCAGGGGCCAGGCGTGGCCGACGAGGGGGAGGGCTCCGGGGGCGTTTGCGGCGGCGTACGTTTCGGGCATGGGCGGTCCCTCGGGCGGGGTGGTCTGCCGGTGGTGGGGCGGTTGGGTGCGCGGGGTGGTGTGGAGCGGGTGGGAACGCAGGGATCGCGCCGCTAGGTTTTCCGCCATTCCGGATGACCAAACTCGGGATTCTCCCGTTTTCTCCCACTCGTTACCTTCGGGAGACCGTGGGGTGCACTCTTCTCACTTGCGGCAACTCCCCTGCTGCGGGGGGATTTTCGCGGGCGCTCGCCGGGCGTGCCTCGCGCCCGGGCGGTGGGGCGGTGGGAGGGGGTGCGGGCCGCCTCTCCCCCGGCAAGGGCCGCCGGCCCTTCTTCGGGGGCGGGTCAGCCCGTGGCGGGGGTGTTCTTCCTGGCCCGTGTGTCGGTGACGGCGTAGGGCAGGCCGGGCAGGAGCAGCAGGGCGGTGGCCCACAGGGGTGTGGTGAGCAGTGTCGCGTCGCCGGCGAGCCGGTTGGCGAGCAGGAGGACGGGCAGCGCGACGGCGAGGGAGAGTGCCCAGCTCTTGCCGAGGCCCAGGCTGCCGCGGCGTGTTTCCCAGACGACGGTGACCGCGGTGAGGACGGCGTAGAAGGCGACGCGGTCGGCGGTCACGGCCAGGTGGGCGGTCCACTGGATCAGGTGCGCGAACAGCAGCAGGCAGCCGAGGACGGAGCAGGCCAGTGCCGTGGTGCGCAGGGCCCGGCGGGGAAGCGGGGCGCGGGCCCGGGCCCAGGACGCGGCGAAGGCCCGGACGTCGCCGCCGACGACGTCCCGCGCGGTGCGGCCGGCGGCTTCCGCGTCGCACAGGTGGTGCGCGAGCTCCTCGAGCATCTCCCGTACGGAGGCGTCGTCGATCCCCCGGTACTCCCAGTTGCTGCGGCAGACCGCGAGTATGCGCTCGTGGGTCATGGTGTGCCGTCCTCTGCGGGTCGGGGGCCGGTGTCGGTCAGGAGGTGGTCCACGTGTCCGGTGAAGGCGTGCCACACGGCCCGGCCGCCGGTCAGTTCGGTGTGTCCGGCTTCGGTGAGGCGGTAGTACTTGCGCGGGGGGCCGCCGCTGGCGGAGGGGGCGCGGTAGGAGGAGATGAGGCCTGTGCGTTCCATCCGGGCGAGCAGCGGGTAGATGCTGCCGTCGCTGACCAGTTCGAGTCCGCTGCGGGTGAGGGCTTCGGTGAACTCGTAGCCGTAGCGGGGGCGTTCTTCGATCAGCGACAGGAGGCAGAGGTCGAGCACGCCGCGCAGGAGCTG from Streptomyces albireticuli carries:
- a CDS encoding PadR family transcriptional regulator → MTKGLPATGDQRRSQLLRGVLDLCLLSLIEERPRYGYEFTEALTRSGLELVSDGSIYPLLARMERTGLISSYRAPSASGGPPRKYYRLTEAGHTELTGGRAVWHAFTGHVDHLLTDTGPRPAEDGTP
- a CDS encoding cytochrome P450, with protein sequence MPETYAAANAPGALPLVGHAWPLLHRPIPFLSSLPQYGDLVEIRLGRVRAHVPCHPQLLRRVLSDDRTYDKGGPLFTRLRDLVGNGLGSCPHRDHRRQRRLLQPAFHRTRIETYAHVMTDEALRLSATWQPGQTVDAFPAMFELALRTVTRTLFSSRVGDDDVARLQHSFETALAGLFRRIFVPAPLQHLPLPANRRYARALADLHGSVDHLIAGYLSTDENTGADTSPDTHHAQDREDLLSTLIAARDDDTALSDGELHDQVITMLLGGAETVAAALTWALYALTRNPRVAHDLHDEVDTVLAGRPPAHRDLPHLPRTGHMISETLRLYPPAWLFTRITTRPLNLAGRYLPSGTTLVISPPALHHNPALYPRAADFCPDRWSEERPGLPPRGEFTGFGAGARRCLGDTYAVAEATLTLATLAQRWRMECAPGTDIRPAPLSAVHRPRRLLLHLTPRTRVG
- a CDS encoding Rieske 2Fe-2S domain-containing protein, with the translated sequence MRKKPPLRVNRYPDTVLPGDKSGPPALPYPDGWFCAGFSDAWQPGATHTVPYMGEDLVIYRTESDTLRATRPYCPHLGAHLGFDGKVLGEEFQCPLHNLRYATDGTCVHSPYGPAPKLSLPMLPVQERWGIVWVWHHHEGGAPTWDVAAGLTGLDNARDPVYQITDLCGYPQDVSENVVDYPHLTYLHGLINLEVLTPPKYEGPFGWVTMKAGRRIGPAVVESEFINQFPGLAGANINVSMPEFGLYSVNWLLATPTGPGRMRYSLASSLELLDPPHHRGPAYEWLSHKALRALQYAIFWQTKKDAARDLGIFHHKRFATPAKLASGDGPIGAHRKWSRQFYPPADSQAPDAYDAHRKL